The following proteins are co-located in the Ammospiza caudacuta isolate bAmmCau1 chromosome 20, bAmmCau1.pri, whole genome shotgun sequence genome:
- the DHX40 gene encoding probable ATP-dependent RNA helicase DHX40 isoform X1: protein MDGPALPIRRSRRELVEAVRERPFLIVTGETGSGKSTQLPRYLYEAGLAGHGAIGVTQPRRVATVSVAQRVAEEMGCALGTLVGYQVRFDDCTCEDTAIRYMTDGCLLRHILADPLLSKYSIIILDEAHERSLSTDILFGLLKKLFLQEKPAGRRTDMKVVVMSATLEVEKLSEFFGHCSVLHIPGRSYPVKEIFCNLLSPRDVGSSAYVTEAVKVALDVHLNEPEGDILVFLTGQNEIERACDVLFKRAESIDYRYEVHDRAVEGLLILPLYGSMSTDQQKRIFLPAPRGIRKCVVSTNIAATSLTIEGVRYVVDSGFVKQLNHNPRVGLDILEVVPISKSEAKQRAGRAGRTSAGKSFGLYSREFWEQCMPQHTVPEIRRTSLTSVILTLKCLSVHDVIRFPYLDPPEERHILEALKELYQCNAIDRRGHVTRLGEFLVQFPLPPNLSCAVIKAASLGCEDLLLPIAAMLSVENVFIRPGDPQKQKEAELQHQELASQVGGCNDFATLLNIFEQCKASKSPSAWCQKYWIHWRAVKSAFSVERQLREITTKLKQLPDFPKETFEGSRTEILRRCLCAGYFVNVARRSAARTFCTMDGHGSIVYIHPSSTLYNQETLLEWIIFHDVAVTSKIYVRTVCPVRYEWLRELLPRLHQVDAYELSSVAREEVTEEEITKWKQREELKRQFEGAPESSAGKMERRNDEQSIQDARARYLHRKQQRAQALSGPEKEMG from the exons ATGGACGGCCCCGCCCTGCCCATCCGCCGCTCCCGCCGAGAGCTGGTGGAGGCCGTGAGGGAGCGGCCCTTCCTCATCGTCACCGGCGAGACGGGCAGCGGTAAAAGCACGCAGCTGCCCAGGTACCTCTACGAGGCAG ggCTGGCCGGGCACGGAGCCATCGGTGTGACCCAGCCCCGGCGCGTGGCCACCGTGTCGGTGGCACAGAGGGTGGCCGAGGAgatgggctgtgccctgggcacccTCGTGGGGTACCAGGTGCGATTCGACGACTGCACCTGCGAG GACACTGCCATCAGGTACATGACTGACGGGTGCCTGCTGAGGCACATCCTGGCTGACCCCCTGCTCAGCAAGTACAGCATCATCATTTTGGATGAAGCCCACGAGAGGAGCCTCAGCACT gatattttatttggtttgctgaagaagctgttcctgcaggagaagCCAGCAGGCAGGAGGACAGACATGAAGGTGGTGGTGATGTCAGCCACCCTGGAGGTGGAGAAGCTCTCAGAGTTCTTTGGgcactgctcagtgctgcacaTTCCAGGCAGGAGTTACCCTGTCAAGGAGATATTCTGCAacctgctgagccccagggatgTGGGCAGCTCTGCCTATGTCACAGAG GCTGTGAAGGTCGCCCTGGATGTTCACTTAAATGAACCAGAAGGTGACATCCTGGTTTTTCTCACAG GGCAGAATGAGATAGAGAGAGCTTGTGATGTGCTTTTCAAGAGAGCAGAGTCCATCGATTACCGCTACGAGGTGCACGACCGCGCTGTGGAGGGGCTCCTCATCCTGCCCCTCTACGGCTCCATGTCCACAG ATCAACAGAAAAGGATATTTTTGCCAGCCCCCAGAGGCATCAGAAAATGTGTGGTCTCCACAAACATTGCTGCAACATCTCTGACCATTGAAGGAGTCAG ATATGTGGTGGACAGTGGCTTTGTGAAGCAGTTGAACCATAATCCCAGAGTGGGTTTGGACATCCTGGAGGTGGTTCCCATCTCAAA GAGTGAAGCCAAGCAGCGAGCCGGGCGCGCGGGCCGGACGTCGGCGGGGAAGAGTTTTGGGTTGTACAGCAGGGAGTTCTGGGAGCAGTGCATGCCCCAGCACACCGTGCCAGAGATCAGGAGGACCAGCCTGACATCTGTGATCCTCACCTTGAAATGCCTTTCCGTGCACGATGTCATCAG GTTTCCCTATTTGGACCCTCCTGAGGAAAGACACATTTTGGAAGCTCTGAAGGAACTTTACCAGTGCAATGCTATTGACAG gaGAGGCCATGTGACCAGACTGGGAGAATTCCTGGTGCagtttcccctccctcccaacctgtcctgtgctgtgattaaagctgcttccctgggctgTGAGGATCTGCTGCTCCCCATTGCAGCCATGCTGTCTGTGGAAAACGTCTTCATCCGCCCAG GTGATCCTCAGAAGCAGAAGGAGGCTGAGCTTCAGCACCAGGAACTTGCCTCTCAAGTGGGAGGATGCAATGACTTTGCAACcctcttaaatatttttgaacagTGCAAAGCAAG CAAGTCTCCTTCAGCCTGGTGCCAGAAATACTGGATCCATTGGAGAGCTGTGAAATCTGCTTTTAGTGTGGAAAGGCAGCTGCGGGAAATAACCACTAAACTgaaacag ctgcCAGACTTCCCTAAGGAGACATTTGAAGGCTCCAGAACTGAAATCCTGAGAAGATGCCTGTGTGCAGGATACTTTGTTAATGTTGCTAGGAG atctGCAGCCAGGACATTCTGCACCATGGATGGGCATGGCAGCATAGTCTACATCCACCCTTCATCCACA CTGTACAACCAGGAGACCCTGCTGGAGTGGATCATCTTCCACGACGTGGCCGTCACCTCCAAGATCTACGTGCGCACCGTGTGCCCCGTGCGCTACGAGTGGCTccgggagctgctgcccaggctgcaccaGGTGGATGCCTACGAGCTCAGCAGTgtggccagggaggaggtgacTGAGGAGGAAATAACCAAGtggaagcagagggaggagctCAAAAGGCAGTTTG
- the DHX40 gene encoding probable ATP-dependent RNA helicase DHX40 isoform X2 produces MYELYEYATGLAGHGAIGVTQPRRVATVSVAQRVAEEMGCALGTLVGYQVRFDDCTCEDTAIRYMTDGCLLRHILADPLLSKYSIIILDEAHERSLSTDILFGLLKKLFLQEKPAGRRTDMKVVVMSATLEVEKLSEFFGHCSVLHIPGRSYPVKEIFCNLLSPRDVGSSAYVTEAVKVALDVHLNEPEGDILVFLTGQNEIERACDVLFKRAESIDYRYEVHDRAVEGLLILPLYGSMSTDQQKRIFLPAPRGIRKCVVSTNIAATSLTIEGVRYVVDSGFVKQLNHNPRVGLDILEVVPISKSEAKQRAGRAGRTSAGKSFGLYSREFWEQCMPQHTVPEIRRTSLTSVILTLKCLSVHDVIRFPYLDPPEERHILEALKELYQCNAIDRRGHVTRLGEFLVQFPLPPNLSCAVIKAASLGCEDLLLPIAAMLSVENVFIRPGDPQKQKEAELQHQELASQVGGCNDFATLLNIFEQCKASKSPSAWCQKYWIHWRAVKSAFSVERQLREITTKLKQLPDFPKETFEGSRTEILRRCLCAGYFVNVARRSAARTFCTMDGHGSIVYIHPSSTLYNQETLLEWIIFHDVAVTSKIYVRTVCPVRYEWLRELLPRLHQVDAYELSSVAREEVTEEEITKWKQREELKRQFEGAPESSAGKMERRNDEQSIQDARARYLHRKQQRAQALSGPEKEMG; encoded by the exons atgtatgagctgtatgaatatgcaacag ggCTGGCCGGGCACGGAGCCATCGGTGTGACCCAGCCCCGGCGCGTGGCCACCGTGTCGGTGGCACAGAGGGTGGCCGAGGAgatgggctgtgccctgggcacccTCGTGGGGTACCAGGTGCGATTCGACGACTGCACCTGCGAG GACACTGCCATCAGGTACATGACTGACGGGTGCCTGCTGAGGCACATCCTGGCTGACCCCCTGCTCAGCAAGTACAGCATCATCATTTTGGATGAAGCCCACGAGAGGAGCCTCAGCACT gatattttatttggtttgctgaagaagctgttcctgcaggagaagCCAGCAGGCAGGAGGACAGACATGAAGGTGGTGGTGATGTCAGCCACCCTGGAGGTGGAGAAGCTCTCAGAGTTCTTTGGgcactgctcagtgctgcacaTTCCAGGCAGGAGTTACCCTGTCAAGGAGATATTCTGCAacctgctgagccccagggatgTGGGCAGCTCTGCCTATGTCACAGAG GCTGTGAAGGTCGCCCTGGATGTTCACTTAAATGAACCAGAAGGTGACATCCTGGTTTTTCTCACAG GGCAGAATGAGATAGAGAGAGCTTGTGATGTGCTTTTCAAGAGAGCAGAGTCCATCGATTACCGCTACGAGGTGCACGACCGCGCTGTGGAGGGGCTCCTCATCCTGCCCCTCTACGGCTCCATGTCCACAG ATCAACAGAAAAGGATATTTTTGCCAGCCCCCAGAGGCATCAGAAAATGTGTGGTCTCCACAAACATTGCTGCAACATCTCTGACCATTGAAGGAGTCAG ATATGTGGTGGACAGTGGCTTTGTGAAGCAGTTGAACCATAATCCCAGAGTGGGTTTGGACATCCTGGAGGTGGTTCCCATCTCAAA GAGTGAAGCCAAGCAGCGAGCCGGGCGCGCGGGCCGGACGTCGGCGGGGAAGAGTTTTGGGTTGTACAGCAGGGAGTTCTGGGAGCAGTGCATGCCCCAGCACACCGTGCCAGAGATCAGGAGGACCAGCCTGACATCTGTGATCCTCACCTTGAAATGCCTTTCCGTGCACGATGTCATCAG GTTTCCCTATTTGGACCCTCCTGAGGAAAGACACATTTTGGAAGCTCTGAAGGAACTTTACCAGTGCAATGCTATTGACAG gaGAGGCCATGTGACCAGACTGGGAGAATTCCTGGTGCagtttcccctccctcccaacctgtcctgtgctgtgattaaagctgcttccctgggctgTGAGGATCTGCTGCTCCCCATTGCAGCCATGCTGTCTGTGGAAAACGTCTTCATCCGCCCAG GTGATCCTCAGAAGCAGAAGGAGGCTGAGCTTCAGCACCAGGAACTTGCCTCTCAAGTGGGAGGATGCAATGACTTTGCAACcctcttaaatatttttgaacagTGCAAAGCAAG CAAGTCTCCTTCAGCCTGGTGCCAGAAATACTGGATCCATTGGAGAGCTGTGAAATCTGCTTTTAGTGTGGAAAGGCAGCTGCGGGAAATAACCACTAAACTgaaacag ctgcCAGACTTCCCTAAGGAGACATTTGAAGGCTCCAGAACTGAAATCCTGAGAAGATGCCTGTGTGCAGGATACTTTGTTAATGTTGCTAGGAG atctGCAGCCAGGACATTCTGCACCATGGATGGGCATGGCAGCATAGTCTACATCCACCCTTCATCCACA CTGTACAACCAGGAGACCCTGCTGGAGTGGATCATCTTCCACGACGTGGCCGTCACCTCCAAGATCTACGTGCGCACCGTGTGCCCCGTGCGCTACGAGTGGCTccgggagctgctgcccaggctgcaccaGGTGGATGCCTACGAGCTCAGCAGTgtggccagggaggaggtgacTGAGGAGGAAATAACCAAGtggaagcagagggaggagctCAAAAGGCAGTTTG